A single Bifidobacterium scardovii JCM 12489 = DSM 13734 DNA region contains:
- a CDS encoding ATP-binding cassette domain-containing protein: protein MRTDTIPLLELRDVSKRFGFVTALKSVSLRIDAQEVVAVVGDNGAGKSTLMKIVGGLLQPDGGEIVWRGEPVTVSSVREADAIGIASVFQGQEFCDNLNVSANLFLGKEEHGPGGIRNDEAMDVRARAVLRTLSSSIRVGQPIASLSVGQKQTVAIARTLLNDPKLILLDEPTASLSVMQTAEVLSYIKRLRAEGRAVVMVCHDLPDVFAVSDRIVVLRQGRVRGVHRTDETSYEQIIAEIAGVSDADDGRAVFADSQTYGNMAKQRKLIDRTMRLPQARRFDR from the coding sequence ATGAGAACAGACACCATACCGTTGCTGGAGCTGCGCGACGTCTCCAAGCGCTTCGGCTTCGTCACCGCACTCAAATCCGTCAGTCTGCGCATCGACGCGCAGGAGGTCGTCGCCGTGGTCGGCGACAACGGCGCAGGCAAATCGACGCTGATGAAGATCGTCGGCGGGCTGCTGCAGCCGGACGGCGGCGAGATCGTGTGGCGAGGCGAGCCGGTCACCGTCTCCAGCGTCCGCGAGGCCGACGCCATCGGCATCGCCTCGGTGTTCCAGGGGCAGGAGTTCTGCGACAACCTCAACGTCTCGGCCAACCTGTTCCTCGGCAAGGAGGAGCATGGCCCCGGCGGCATACGCAACGACGAGGCCATGGACGTCAGGGCCCGCGCCGTGCTCAGGACGCTCAGCTCGTCGATCCGCGTCGGCCAGCCAATCGCCTCGCTGTCGGTCGGCCAGAAGCAGACCGTGGCCATCGCGCGCACGTTGCTCAACGACCCGAAGCTCATCCTGCTCGACGAGCCGACCGCCTCGCTGTCGGTGATGCAGACCGCCGAGGTGCTGTCGTACATCAAGCGCCTGCGCGCCGAAGGGCGCGCCGTGGTGATGGTCTGCCACGACCTGCCCGACGTGTTCGCCGTGTCGGACCGCATCGTGGTGCTGCGCCAGGGGCGCGTCCGCGGCGTGCACCGGACCGACGAGACCAGCTACGAGCAGATCATTGCCGAGATCGCCGGGGTCTCCGACGCCGACGACGGACGCGCGGTGTTCGCCGACAGCCAGACCTACGGCAACATGGCCAAGCAGCGCAAGCTGATCGACCGCACCATGCGGCTGCCGCAGGCGCGCCGCTTCGATCGCTGA
- a CDS encoding ROK family transcriptional regulator gives MAGRLFGSQTSLREANRANLLECIHRFGAMTQVELAESSGLSTATVSNLVHQLVDEGKLETQNTVRNGRRATLVALARQQGLGVGLSIGRRELLLEIIDYSKSVIAEHRLPLALNHKADTTLERAMVLINETLSNVGASPDEIVGIGVALAAPVDSRTHTIAVPGILMGWDGLDVIGPLSTAFHVPVTVDNDANASALCESRMGAAMGKPDFVYIHTNDGTGAGVMINGELWRGVTGLAGEIGHVQIDPLGSICACGNRGCLDTVVDERRLVSLLSVTHGNMTMNDLVAEANAGDPGCRRVVSDAAVRIGQVAAGLCIAVDPEIVVLGGKLAMTGGVFLEPFGESLQRLLFPSALTPIQVVPAAYPETCAALGAALMAIEHVESTRISQAA, from the coding sequence ATGGCAGGAAGATTATTCGGTTCACAGACCTCATTGCGTGAGGCCAACCGCGCGAACCTGCTGGAGTGCATACACCGGTTCGGCGCGATGACCCAGGTCGAACTGGCCGAATCGTCCGGATTGTCGACGGCCACGGTGTCCAATCTCGTGCACCAGCTGGTCGACGAAGGCAAACTCGAGACGCAGAACACCGTGCGCAACGGGCGCAGGGCCACGCTGGTCGCGCTGGCCCGCCAGCAGGGGCTCGGCGTCGGCCTGTCCATCGGCAGGCGCGAGCTGCTGCTGGAGATCATCGACTACTCGAAGTCGGTCATCGCCGAGCACCGGCTGCCGCTGGCGCTCAACCACAAGGCCGACACCACGCTGGAACGTGCGATGGTGCTGATCAACGAGACCCTGAGCAACGTCGGCGCCTCCCCCGACGAGATCGTGGGCATCGGTGTCGCGCTCGCCGCGCCGGTCGACAGCCGCACCCACACGATCGCCGTGCCGGGCATCCTCATGGGGTGGGACGGGCTCGACGTGATCGGCCCGCTGTCGACCGCCTTCCATGTGCCGGTGACGGTCGACAACGACGCCAACGCCTCGGCGCTGTGCGAGTCGCGCATGGGCGCGGCCATGGGCAAGCCCGATTTCGTCTACATCCACACCAATGACGGCACCGGCGCCGGCGTGATGATCAACGGCGAGCTGTGGCGGGGCGTCACCGGCCTCGCCGGCGAGATCGGGCACGTCCAGATCGATCCGCTGGGCAGCATCTGCGCCTGCGGCAACCGTGGCTGCCTCGACACCGTGGTCGACGAGCGGCGGCTCGTCTCCCTGCTGAGCGTCACGCACGGCAACATGACCATGAACGACCTGGTGGCGGAGGCCAACGCCGGCGACCCGGGCTGCCGGCGCGTGGTGTCCGACGCCGCCGTGCGCATCGGCCAGGTGGCGGCCGGGCTGTGCATCGCCGTGGACCCCGAGATCGTGGTGCTCGGCGGCAAGCTGGCGATGACCGGCGGCGTGTTCCTCGAACCGTTTGGCGAGTCGCTGCAGCGCCTGCTGTTCCCGAGCGCGCTGACCCCCATCCAGGTGGTCCCCGCGGCCTATCCGGAGACCTGCGCCGCGCTCGGCGCCGCGCTGATGGCCATCGAGCACGTCGAATCCACCCGTATCTCCCAAGCCGCGTAG